In Arcobacter sp. CECT 8983, a single window of DNA contains:
- the urtB gene encoding urea ABC transporter permease subunit UrtB: protein MKTNILKIVFLNLFFITSLFANFEEDIKQLQIDSLKTKQKVIIELADKYADDDRINTLFTKIKDGDLYYKKDNKEFVVLVKKEGRNYHTKNFFTSKDLEPQSRRNFSKVKSNNRLRSIIKNKLAEMNLFSKKKEKRLISAKNLLKNLDKDSKLLISKALKKEKDSDVKEILVEANTILKAKYSKGKEQLIAAKELGDYLSNQTIIALKEIINNENNSKELIKTAKSSLGNVETIRSYYAVVEKAFFGLSMGSVLLLAAIGLAITFGVMKVINMAHGEMMMIGAYTTYTLQQIMPNLIEYSILIAIPAAFIVSGIVGIIIERLVIRHLYGRPLETLLATFGISLILQQVVRTIYSPLNQEVKTPSWMSGALEVNSALSLTYNRLYIIIFALLVFVGILMVLNKTSLGLKVRAVTQNRQMAQAMGIRTSWIDAMTFGIGSGIAGIAGVALSQLTNVGPNLGQAYIVDSFMVVVFGGVGNLWGTLIGAITLGEINKFMEPVAGAVLAKVIILVFIILFIQKRPRGLFPQKGRDAQD, encoded by the coding sequence ATGAAAACTAATATATTAAAGATAGTCTTTCTTAATCTATTTTTTATCACTTCACTTTTTGCAAACTTTGAAGAAGATATAAAGCAACTTCAAATTGACAGTTTAAAAACTAAACAAAAAGTTATTATCGAACTTGCAGATAAATATGCAGACGATGATAGAATAAATACTCTATTTACTAAAATCAAAGATGGAGACCTTTATTATAAAAAAGATAATAAAGAGTTTGTTGTTTTAGTAAAAAAAGAGGGAAGAAATTATCATACTAAAAACTTTTTTACTTCAAAGGATTTAGAACCTCAAAGTAGAAGAAATTTTAGTAAAGTAAAATCAAACAATAGATTAAGAAGTATTATTAAAAATAAATTAGCAGAGATGAATCTATTCTCAAAGAAAAAAGAAAAAAGATTAATATCTGCAAAAAATTTACTAAAAAATCTTGATAAAGACTCTAAATTACTTATCTCAAAAGCATTAAAAAAAGAAAAAGATAGTGATGTAAAAGAGATTTTGGTAGAAGCAAATACTATTTTAAAAGCAAAATATTCTAAAGGCAAGGAACAATTAATAGCAGCTAAAGAATTAGGTGATTATCTTTCAAACCAAACAATTATTGCATTAAAAGAGATTATCAACAATGAAAACAACTCAAAAGAGCTTATAAAAACTGCAAAATCTTCTTTAGGAAATGTTGAAACAATTAGATCATATTATGCAGTTGTTGAAAAAGCATTTTTTGGTCTTAGCATGGGTTCTGTTTTACTTCTTGCAGCTATTGGACTTGCAATTACTTTTGGTGTAATGAAAGTTATTAATATGGCCCATGGTGAAATGATGATGATTGGAGCTTATACAACATATACTCTTCAGCAAATTATGCCAAACTTAATAGAATACTCAATTTTAATAGCTATTCCTGCTGCATTTATTGTAAGTGGTATTGTTGGTATTATTATTGAAAGACTTGTTATTAGACACCTTTATGGAAGACCTTTAGAGACTTTACTTGCTACTTTTGGGATTAGTTTAATCCTACAACAAGTTGTTAGAACAATCTATTCTCCTTTAAATCAAGAAGTTAAAACTCCTTCTTGGATGAGTGGAGCATTAGAAGTTAATTCTGCTCTTTCTCTTACATATAATAGGTTATATATCATTATTTTTGCTTTATTAGTATTTGTTGGAATATTAATGGTTCTAAATAAAACTTCTCTTGGGCTAAAAGTGAGAGCTGTTACTCAAAATAGACAAATGGCACAAGCTATGGGGATAAGAACTTCATGGATAGATGCTATGACTTTTGGTATTGGTTCAGGTATTGCTGGTATTGCTGGTGTTGCTTTATCTCAACTTACAAATGTGGGACCAAACTTAGGACAAGCGTATATTGTAGATAGTTTTATGGTTGTTGTATTTGGTGGAGTTGGAAATCTATGGGGAACACTAATTGGAGCAATTACACTTGGTGAAATCAATAAATTTATGGAACCAGTTGCTGGAGCTGTTTTAGCAAAAGTAATTATTCTTGTATTTATTATCTTATTTATTCAAAAAAGACCTAGAGGACTTTTCCCTCAAAAAGGTCGAGATGCACAAGATTAA